A single Lactuca sativa cultivar Salinas chromosome 8, Lsat_Salinas_v11, whole genome shotgun sequence DNA region contains:
- the LOC111917092 gene encoding CASP-like protein 5B2, with protein sequence MKDMFGSPGSVSGLMLRIGQCLCAAASIGWMVSASGFSNYTAFCYLIASMGLQVLWSFGLACLDFYALRIKKDLQNAVLVSLFVVGDWVTATLSLAAACSSAGIVVLYARDLHFCTNTKMHLPCIRFEISIAMAFITWFLIAISSHVMFWLLASA encoded by the exons ATGAAGGATATGTTTGGAAGCCCTGGAAGTGTGAGTGGTTTGATGTTACGAATTGGCCAATGTTTATGTGCTGCTGCTTCGATTGGGTGGATGGTTTCGGCTTCCGGCTTTTCCAACTATACTGCATTCTG CTATTTAATTGCATCAATGGGGCTTCAAGTGTTGTGGAGTTTTGGCTTAGCATGTCTTGATTTTTATGCTCTTAGAATCAAGAAAGACCTTCAAAATGCTGTCCTAGTCAGCTTGTTTGTCGTGGGTGATTGG GTGACAGCTACGTTGTCTCTAGCTGCTGCTTGTTCATCAGCAGGGATTGTGGTGCTATATGCAAGAGACTTACATTTCTGCACAAACACTAAAATGCATCTTCCATGTATCAGATTTGAGATCTCAATTGCCATGGCGTTCATCACCTGGTTCTTAATTGCCATATCTTCTCATGTTATGTTTTGGTTATTAGCCTCGGCTTAA